In Oreochromis niloticus isolate F11D_XX linkage group LG18, O_niloticus_UMD_NMBU, whole genome shotgun sequence, one genomic interval encodes:
- the LOC100534494 gene encoding pancreatic alpha-amylase, with protein MKLFILMALFGLGLAQHNPQFKNGRTSIVHLFEWRWADIAQECERFLGPKGFGGVQISPPNEHIVLGIPWRPWYQRYQPVSYNLCSRSGSEAELKDMITRCNKVGVNIYVDTVINHMCGSGGGTGTHSSCGSWFDATNEDFPSVPYSYLDFNDYKCKTGSGEIENYGDIYQVRDCRLVGLLDLALEKEYVKGKVTEYMNKLINMGVAGFRVDGCKHMWPGDLSAVYGRLNNLNTQWFPGGSRPFIYQEVIDLGGEPISANEYVHLGRVTEFKYGAKLGNIFRKWNNEKLCYTKNWGEGWGFMANGNAVVFTDNHDNQRGSGAGGASILTFWDPRLYKMAVGYMLAHPYGVTRVMSSYRWDRNFVNGKDQNYWVGPPSNGDGSTKPVLINPDQTCGNGWVCEHRWRQITNMVIFRNVVNGQPHSNWWDNQGNQVAFGRGNRGFIVFNNDDWDLNVTLNTGMPGGTYCDVISGQKEGSKCTGKQVTVGGDGRATFSISNKDEDPFIAIHADSKL; from the exons ATGAAGTTGTTCATCTTGATGGCTCTGTTCGGGCTTGGCCTTGCCCAGCACAACCCCCAATTTAAGAATGGAAGGACTTCCATCGTCCACCTGTTTGAATGGCGTTGGGCTGACATTGCTCAAGAGTGTGAACGCTTCTTGGGTCCCAAAGGCTTTGGTGGAGTTCAG ATCTCTCCTCCAAATGAACACATTGTGTTGGGCATTCCTTGGAGGCCCTGGTATCAAAGATACCAGCCAGTCAGCTACAACCTCTGCTCAAGATCTGGCAGTGAGGCGGAACTAAAAGACATGATCACCCGATGCAACAAAGTTGGG GTTAACATCTATGTGGATACTGTCATCAACCACATGTGTGGATCTGGTGGTGGAACAGGAACCCACTCTTCATGTGGAAGCTGGTTTGACGCTACCAATGAAGACTTCCCCAGTGTCCCATATTCTTACTTGGACTTCAATGACTATAAATGCAAGACTGGGAGTGGTGAGATTGAGAATTATGGTGATATATATCAG GTTCGTGACTGCCGTCTGGTGGGTCTGCTGGATCTTGCCCTGGAGAAAGAATACGTTAAGGGCAAAGTGACCGAGTACATGAACAAGCTGATTAACATGGGTGTGGCTGGATTCAGAGTGGATGGCTGCAAACACATGTGGCCTGGTGATCTGAGTGCTGTCTATGGTCGTCTGAACAACCTTAACACCCAGTGGTTCCCTGGTGGCTCCAGACCTTTCATCTATCAGGAG GTTATTGATCTGGGAGGTGAGCCCATTTCAGCTAATGAATACGTCCACCTTGGAAGAGTGACTGAGTTTAAATATGGTGCCAAACTGGGAAACATATTCAGAAAGTGGAACAATGAGAAGCTTTGTTATAccaa GAACTGGGGAGAAGGATGGGGTTTCATGGCTAATGGTAATGCTGTCGTTTTCACTGACAACCATGATAACCAGAGAGGCAGTGGTGCTGGCGGTGCATCCATCCTTACATTCTGGGACCCCAGACTCTACAAGATGGCTGTTGGTTACATGCTTGCCCACCCTTACGGTGTAACTAGGGTCATGTCTAGCTATCGCTGGGACCGCAACTTCGTAAATGGAAAA GATCAGAATTACTGGGTTGGACCCCCCAGCAATGGTGATGGTTCAACCAAGCCTGTTCTTATCAATCCTGATCAGACCTGTGGGAATGGATGGGTTTGTGAGCATAGATGGCGTCAGATCAC TAACATGGTCATTTTCCGTAATGTGGTCAATGGACAGCCTCACTCCAACTGGTGGGACAACCAGGGCAACCAGGTTGCCTTTGGCCGTGGTAATCGTGGTTTCATCGTTTTTAACAATGATGACTG GGACCTGAATGTCACCCTGAACACAGGCATGCCTGGTGGCACCTACTGTGATGTAATTTCTGGTCAAAAGGAAGGAAGCAAATGCACTGGGAAGCAGGTTACTGTTGGTGGTGATGGCCGTGCCACCTTTTCGATCAGTAACAAAGATGAGGACCCCTTCATCGCTATACATGCTGATTCTAAACTGtaa